The Nitrospirota bacterium DNA segment GTAAGGGTACGCCTCCGGTTTCGTTTCGCCTGCGGCCTTGCTGGACGGCCATTTCGAGCCTCCTGCCGGAGCGTATTCCTGTTGTTCTAAACGTGCGACCAGTTAAGTCTGGCGTGTTCTATAGTCTTTCCGCAACCCGTTCGTTATAAGTATCGCATAGGGTCGGAGACGGAGCGAGAGGAAATTCATGTGTGACGTAACTCGGCAAGATACGATGACTCAGGTGCTTTGGTATTGGTTGCCGGTGGCCCTGTATGCCGGATTGATTTTTTTTCTGTCGTCCCAGTCGCATCCGGAAGATACCTTGCCATCGTTCTTGTTCAAAGAGGTCAGTGACAAAGTCTTGCACGCGGTGGAGTATGGCATCTTGGCCGTGCTCTGCTACCGGGCCTTTCGCTGGGCAGCAGGGCCGGCTCTGGCTCGGCAGGCAGTCGTGTTAGCGATCGTGACAGCCTCGGTGTACGGCATCACGGATGAAGTACATCAAGCCTTCGTCCCTCTCCGCGAGTCCAGTTGGCAGGATTGGCTGGCCGATACCATCGGTGCGGTCATCGGGGTGATGAGCTGGCGGTCCATCGGATCGGATTGATGCGGCGGGTGAGAAAGGCTGGACGAGCGAGATCAGCAGGACGGGCCAAATAGAGAAGGCATGGAGGATTTTTCTCTCCGCATGTCCACTCGGACCCTCCTCTCCAGTTCAATCCCCAGCAAAGCAAGGGCATGAGGAGATTTTGACTGTGGCCGTCGAGCGAGGCCCGTCTGAGGGCGCGCGCTCCGGGAGCGCAGGAGCTGCCCCAAGTTGCCATTCATTTCCCAGTCTCTTCTGACGTTGAAGCGGTTGCATCTTTGCAGGAGCTAAATGAGAA contains these protein-coding regions:
- a CDS encoding VanZ family protein, translated to MCDVTRQDTMTQVLWYWLPVALYAGLIFFLSSQSHPEDTLPSFLFKEVSDKVLHAVEYGILAVLCYRAFRWAAGPALARQAVVLAIVTASVYGITDEVHQAFVPLRESSWQDWLADTIGAVIGVMSWRSIGSD